In Acropora muricata isolate sample 2 chromosome 11, ASM3666990v1, whole genome shotgun sequence, one DNA window encodes the following:
- the LOC136889541 gene encoding uncharacterized protein: protein MFDIRNCLYSFNSALDGNKWDCSCASGLHRALSDLTNVKIIQKAYCETPELARNQPLDNFKCAGHIKKIEDTFAKDIKKEAVKDLSLVGRKFKLSPGYFKEFKNVETLNLAKTGIKEVSTEYFKGLKKLKSLALHGNKWDCSCASGLHRALSDLTNVKFIQKAYCETPELARNQPLDNFKCADTDQCMEENDCDDEAVCTNTLQGYNCRCATAGFTGNGKECTDIDECEGENFCAPVGGKCVNEQGKYRCECIKGFEGNGRICKDIDECKNHDCGGEGVCTNTQGSFKCDCDFGYEKNEKYVCVDIDECYSGNHSCDTMEHGYCVNVKKFLPQDPGYECVCDSGYKKVGSACVKRGSTLELVKYIGVIVGGFLGGLLLIIVGTLWLRKRIQLKLEAEQLLEKTLMMAPVAPMPPPVDFASLNASN from the exons ATGTTTGATATCAGGAATTGTTTGTATTCTTTCAACAGTGCTCTCGATGGAAACAAATGGGACTGCAGCTGCGCTAGTGGGTTGCACAGAGCATTATCAGACCTCACAAATGTAAAAATTATCCAGAAAGCCTATTGCGAAACCCCTGAGCTCGCGCGGAATCAGCCCCTTGATAACTTTAAATGTGCTG GTCATATAAAGAAGATCGAAGATACCTTTGCAAAGGACATTAAAAAGGAGGCTGTTAAGGATCT TTCCTTAGTCGGAAGAAAGTTTAAACTTTCTCCGGGATACTTCAAAGAATTCAAGAATGTGGAAACTTT AAATCTTGCTAAAACGGGAATAAAGGAGGTATCAACAGAATATTTCAAGGGACTTAAGAAACTTAAATCTCT TGCTCTCCATGGAAACAAATGGGACTGCAGCTGCGCTAGTGGATTGCACAGAGCATTATCAGACCTcacaaatgtaaaatttatccAGAAAGCCTATTGCGAAACCCCTGAGCTCGCGCGGAATCAGCCCCTTGATAACTTTAAATGTGCTG ATACCGATCAATGCATGGAAGAAAATGATTGTGATGACGAAGCAGTGTGCACAAACACTTTGCAAGGATATAACTGCCGTTGTGCAACAGCGGGATTTACAGGAAATGGCAAAGAATGCACAG ACATCGACGAGTGTGAAGGCGAGAATTTCTGCGCCCCAGTTGGTGGAAAGTGTGTCAACGAACAAGGAAAATACCGCTGCGAATGCATAAAAGGATTCGAAGGAAACGGCAGAATTTGCAAGG ACATTGATGAATGCAAGAATCATGACTGCGGGGGGGAGGGTGTGTGTACCAACACACAGGGAAGTTTCAAATGCGACTGTGATTTCGGTTatgagaaaaatgaaaaatacgtCTGCGTTG ATATCGACGAATGTTACTCGGGCAATCACAGTTGTGACACCATGGAACACGGTTATTGTGTCAACGTAAAAAAATTTCTGCCCCAGGATCCTGGATATGAATGCGTTTGTGACTCAGGTTACAAGAAAGTCGGTTCAGCTTGTGTAAAAAGAG GAAGCACATTGGAGTTGGTGAAGTACATTGGTGTGATTGTTGGTGGTTTCCTTGGAGGTCTCCTACTCATTATTGTCGGCACTTTATGGTTACGAAAGCGGATTCAACT GAAGCTGGAAGCTGAACAGCTGTTAGAGAAGACATTGATGATGGCTCCAGTTGCTCCCATGCCTCCCCCGGTGGATTTTGCCAGTCTCAATGCCTCAAACTAG